In a single window of the Acyrthosiphon pisum isolate AL4f chromosome X, pea_aphid_22Mar2018_4r6ur, whole genome shotgun sequence genome:
- the LOC103309912 gene encoding uncharacterized protein LOC103309912 produces MPQPTVEQFQRVEEKFWRIWNYPNCIGALDGKHCVIEKPPKTGSMYFNYKKEFSIVLLALVDADYKFITVDVGAYGRNSDGGIFRSSFLGQALANGTLNIPPPKSLPLSDVIAPHVIVCDEAFPLTKNTMRPFPGNALENNRENKVYNYRHCRARRVVENAFGILAKKFKIYNRKFNLKPENMDTIILATTVLHNFLRNDICYWQPGELEDTNTPEGLNNLTGVGGNNPREAFIIRENFKQFFVSDGSVPWQWEKAFTTRST; encoded by the exons ATGCCTCAACCAACTGTGGAACAATTTCAACGAGTTGAAGAAAAATTTTGGCGAATCTGGAACTATCCAAATTGCATAGGTGCATTGGACGGAAAACATTGCGTTATTGAAAAACCACCTAAAACTGGCTCCATGTACTTCAATTATAAGAAAGAATTCAGTATTGTGTTATTAGCTCTTGTTGATGCagattataagtttataactgtTGATGTTGGTGCTTACGGGAGGAACAGTGATGGTGG AATTTTTAGATCATCATTTTTGGGACAAGCCCTTGCTAATGGGACATTAAATATCCCTCCACCAAAATCGTTACCACTTTCAGACGTAATCGCCCCTCATGTGATTGTTTGCGATGAAGCATTTCCTCTCACTAAAAATACAATGAGACCGTTTCCAGGGAATGCACTTGAAAATAATCGAGAAAATAAGGTCTACAACTACCGCCATTGCCGAGCGAGAAGAGTGGTTGAAAATGCATTCGGTATATtggcaaaaaaatttaaaatttataacagaAAATTCAACTTAAAACCAGAGAACATGGACACAATTATATTAGCGACGACAGTGTTGCATAATTTTTTACGGAATGATATATGTTATTGGCAGCCAGGAGAATTGGAGGATACAAATACTCCAGAAGGGTTGAACAACTTAACTGGAGTTGGAGGAAATAATCCAAGGGAGGCTTTTATTATAAGagaaaatttcaaacaatttttcgtGTCAGATGGTTCGGTACCGTGGCAGTGGGAAAAAGCGTTTACAACCCGAAGTACCTAA